A genome region from Primulina eburnea isolate SZY01 chromosome 9, ASM2296580v1, whole genome shotgun sequence includes the following:
- the LOC140841982 gene encoding serine hydroxymethyltransferase 6-like encodes MDSTLLPTTTKGLSLGFSSHGSKVVESARGSKIADDSISFQIESRVKDPLHPVPSVPLQLMDQETANHHHDLDINSNEIKGRRTDAGENDAEEFRILGHSLCLKRRRDCDSGSSVPSSFTKVFIVSSPDMESRRKMVKAWGNQRLQDADPDVFGIMEKEKQRQYRGIELIASENFVCKAVMEALGSHLTNKYSEGMPGARYYGGNQYIDEIETLCRERALYAFGLDSENWGVNVQPYSCTSANFAVFTGLLFPGDRIMGLDTPSGGNTSHGYYLPNGRKVSGASIFFESLPYKVNPQTGYIDYEKLEEKALDFRPKILICGGSSYPREWDYARFKQIAEKCGAVLLCDMAQISGLIASKECASPFEYCDIVTSTTHKSLRGPRGGIIFYRKGPKQRKRGMLLNQGDGSDRYDFEEKINFAVFPALQGGPHNNHIAALAIALKQVATTEYKMYMLQVKKNAQALAAALSKRNCRLVTGGTDNHLLLWDLRNFGLTGKIFENVCELCHITLNKVTIFDDNGNITPGGVRIGTPAMTSRGCLEADFETMAEYLITAAQIASSVHREHGKLPKHFLKGLGNNKEIIELRARVENFASQFAMPGFDE; translated from the exons ATGGATTCAACCTTGCTGCCAACCACGACCAAGGGGCTTTCTCTAGGGTTTTCATCTCATGGGTCGAAGGTGGTTGAAAGTGCTCGGGGTTCGAAAATCGCCGACGACTCGATTTCGTTCCAGATCGAATCGAGAGTTAAAGACCCTTTACATCCCGTGCCCTCGGTTCCACTCCAACTGATGGACCAGGAGACGGCGAACCATCATCATGATTTGGATATTAATTCCAATGAAATTAAAGGTAGACGGACTGATGCAGGAGAAAACGACGCAGAGGAGTTTCGGATTTTGGGCCATTCTCTGTGTTTGAAGCGAAGACGCGACTGCGATTCCGGGTCTTCGGTTCCATCTTCCTTCACAAAGGTATTTATAGTTTCTTCTCCAGATATGGAATCGCGTAGGAAGATGGTCAAAGCGTGGGGAAATCAGAGATTGCAAGATGCAGACCCTGATGTTTTTGGAATCATGGAAAAGGAGAAGCAAAGGCAGTATAGAGGGATCGAATTGATTGCTTCGGAGAATTTTGTGTGTAAAGCAGTAATGGAGGCATTGGGAAGCCATTTAACTAATAAATATTCAGAGGGGATGCCAGGGGCTCGATACTATGGTGGAAATCAGTACATTGATGAGATTGAAACACTTTGTCGCGAGCGTGCTTTGTATGCTTTTGGGCTTGATTCTGAAAATTGGGGTGTGAATGTACAGCCTTATTCGTGTACATCAGCAAATTTTGCAGTTTTTACGGGTCTTTTGTTCCCTGGTGATAGGATAATGGGGTTGGACACTCCATCCGGAGGTAACACAAGCCATGGATATTATTTACCAAATGGGAGAAAGGTCTCAGGGGCGTCTATATTTTTTGAGAGCTTGCCATACAAGGTTAATCCCCAAACAGGGTATATAGATTACGAAAAGCTCGAGGAGAAGGCACTTGATTTCCGCCCAAAGATATTGATTTGTGGTGGGAGTTCATATCCTCGTGAGTGGGATTATGCAAGGTTTAAACAAATTGCAGAAAAATGTGGTGCAGTTTTGTTGTGTGATATGGCTCAGATTAGCGGTCTTATTGCTTCTAAG GAATGTGCAAGTCCTTTTGAATATTGTGATATTGTCACCTCAACTACCCATAAAAGTCTCCGTGGCCCTAGGGGAGGGATTATTTTTTATAGGAAGGGGCCAAAGCAGAGGAAGAGAGGGATGCTTTTAAATCAAGGTGATGGTAGTGATAGATATGATTTTGAAGAAAAGATAAACTTTGCTGTTTTCCCAGCACTGCAAGGTGGACCACACAATAATCACATTGCTGCACTTGCAATAGCATTGAAACAAGTGGCTACGACTGAATACAAGATGTATATGCTACAAGTCAAGAAAAATGCTCAGGCTTTGGCCGCAGCTTTATCGAAGAGAAACTGTAGGCTTGTCACTGGAGGCACAGATAATCATTTGTTGCTTTGGGATCTGAGaaattttggattgacag GGAAAATTTTTGAGAATGTGTGTGAGTTGTGTCACATTACACTCAACAAAGTAACCATTTTTGATGATAATGGCAACATTACCCCTGGAGGTGTAAGAATCG GTACTCCTGCAATGACATCAAGAGGCTGTCTCGAGGCTGATTTTGAGACAATGGCTGAATATCTCATAACTGCTGCACAGATTGCTAGTTCAGTGCATAGGGAACACGGGAAACTACCGAAACATTTTCTGAAGGGTCTTGGGAACAACAAAGAGATAATCGAGCTTCGAGCAAGAGTCGAAAATTTTGCCTCCCAGTTTGCAATGCCAGGCTTTGATGAATAA
- the LOC140841981 gene encoding ATP-dependent DNA helicase Q-like 4A isoform X1, with product MKEIHTRGINSNGDKKSSNKPLKINWQEHANAHYDFSRQDNFLSANFLFSLPTQKPQIGEAMDARSMVCQFQDVSVQNVRVEKAWKLLTGLQLNSRNYTKPGKTLPLSEHADATSRRATQQCSSDSKIKFSGNTRMHQSLGESYVQSSKVEEDRQVLMQSGSYSTSDRFQAQNINGVARKSAAYAIATVGSKSTYSERIIDDDVLENIDVDQIVMNHFQSSSTPQPTISKHPPFTHAILEEKNLPSELCLNCSHDIKLGLCSEASNHLQEMKDSLINISNDLIDNIDEMSSEKVEKLRLQRQQLNKQIQQLEKYLRSTSVNEERMPPNFSAFKATKMAFQCETPPTVPFRIDPKKLDSEFQVNNEPDRIDRWGSSFSFYSTDRVGISAASVGREAYVPKYIEVNYIEGSTDKKWSSREFSWTRELEANNKRVFGNHSFRPNQREVINATMSGYDVFVLMPTGGGKSLTYQLPALICPGITLVISPLVSLIQDQIMHLLQANIPAAYLNANMDWSEQQEILRELNSDYCKYKLLYVTPEKVAKSDVLLRHLESLHARDSLARIVIDEAHCVSQWGHDFRPDYQCLGILKQKFPSIPVLALTATATISVKEDVVQALGLVNCIVFRQSFNRPNLRYSVVPKTKKCVEDIDKFIKENHFDECGIIYCLSRMDCEKVAEKLQQYGHKAAFYHGSMDTDHRAMTQRQWSKDEINIICATVAFGMGINKPDVRFVIHHSLPKSIEGYHQECGRAGRDGQASSCVLYYSYSDYIRVKHMISQGVAEQTLFAPGYKRASTAPSGRLLETNTENLLRMVSYCENDVDCRRLLQLIHFGEKFDSVNCQKTCDNCSKNLSFVEKDVTEIAKQLVELVKTTGQHFSSAHILEVYRGSLNQFVKKHRHENLSMHGAGKHLAKDEASRVLRHLVIEDILMEDVKKSDLYGSISSLLKVNESGVYNLFACGQTIKLRFPSSGKPLKSGRSEATPAKGSLTSGKQSPPPVDIPAEPHSEVDLNLSAKLYSALRMLRTVLVKEAGEGVMAYHIFGNATLQHISKRIPRNKDELLEINGIGKAKITKYGDRVLETIEATIRDYYKDKNSSSSNDSTDSKRRRQATARVSNTNSNDDDFLVESTGRSKKRLVKKVDKSLGTNLNKNLECEYQYEDIDFDDSLFEVEVGEIDQNRGGRVLPSWHTT from the exons ATGAAGGAAATACACACAAG GGGCATCAATTCAAATGGAGATAAGAAATCTAGCAACAAACCACTGAAAATCAATTGGCAAGAACACGCCAATGCACACTACGACTTCTCAAGACAAGATAACTTCTTGAGTGCAAACTTTCTTTTCTCCTTGCCAACTCAAAAACCTCAAATTGGTGAAGCAATGGATGCAAG GTCCATGGTTTGTCAATTTCAGGATGTTAGTGTGCAAAATGTGCGAGTTGAAAAG GCTTGGAAGCTACTTACAGGCCTGCAGTTGAATTCCAGAAACTACACAAAACCTGGAAAAACCCTTCCTTTATCTGAACATGCTGATGCCACCTCAAGGAGGGCAACTCAGCAGTGTTCGTCTGACTCGAAAATCAAGTTTTCTGGTAATACACGAATGCATCAAAGCCTAGGTGAATCCTATGTTCAAAGCAGCAAAGTTGAGGAAGACAGACAGGTTCTGATGCAAAGTGGTTCATACTCGACGAGCGATAGATTTCAAGCGCAAAACATCAATGGCGTTGCCCGCAAATCTGCTGCTTATGCAATAGCAACAGTTGGGTCCAAGTCAACATATTCTGAACGCATCATTGATGATGATGTACTTGAG AATATTGATGTGGACCAAATAGTTATGAATCATTTTCAGTCAAGTTCGACTCCTCAGCCAACAATATCTAAACATCCTCCATTTACTCATGCTATACTTGAGGAAAAGAATTTGCCATCTGAGCTGTGCTTAAACTGCAGTCACGATATTAAG CTAGGACTTTGTTCGGAAGCTTCAAACCACCTGCAAGAAATGAAGGACTCTCTGATTAACATATCAAATGATCTAATAGACAATATTGATGAGATGAGTTCGGAGAAGGTAGAGAAGCTTCGTCTACAAAG GCAGCAGCTTAATAAACAAATTCAGCAGCTTGAGAAATATCTACGCTCTACATCAGTTAATGAGGAGAGAATGCCGCCAAATTTTTCTGCATTTAAAGCAACCAAGATGGCTTTCCAGTGTGAAACCCCTCCAACAGTTCCGTTCAGAATTGACCCCAAGAAGCTCGATTCAGAGTTTCAAGTAAATAATGAGCCTGATAGGATTGATAGGTGGGgttcatcattttcattttaTTCCACGGACAGAGTTGGGATTTCAGCAGCCTCAGTGGGGAGAGAGGCATATGTACCTAAGTATATTGAAGTAAACTACATTGAGGGTTCAACTGACAAAAAGTGGAGCAGTCGGGAGTTTTCTTGGACAAGGGAGCTAGAG GCCAACAACAAAAGAGTGTTTGGCAATCACTCCTTCCGTCCCAACCAGAGAGAGGTGATCAACGCTACAATGAGTGGATATGATGTATTTGTTTTAATGCCAACTGGAGGAGGAAAAAGCCTGACTTATCAG CTCCCAGCCCTCATCTGTCCAGGAATAACTTTGGTCATTTCACCTCTTGTCTCTCTCATTCAAGACCAAATAATGCACCTGCTACAG GCAAATATACCAGCGGCTTATCTAAATGCCAACATGGATTGGTCTGAGCAGCAGGAGATTCTTAGAGAGCTTAATTCAGATTACTGCAAATACAAGCTGTTGTATGTCACCCCAGAGAAAGTGGCCAA AAGTGATGTCCTGCTGCGTCACTTAGAAAGCCTACATGCTCGTGATTCTCTTGCTCGGATTGTCATTGATGAAGCTCATTGTGTTAGCCAATGGGGACATGATTTTAGACCGGATTACCAG TGTCTCGGCATATTGAAACAGAAATTTCCATCTATACCCGTGCTTGCGTTGACTGCTACCGCCACAATCAGTGTGAAAGAAGATGTTGTGCAGGCTCTTGGTTTAGTAAATTGCATTGTTTTTCGGCAAAGTTTTAACCGCCCAAATTTACG ATATTCTGTTGTTCCTAAGACAAAGAAGTGTGTGGAAGATATTGACAAGTTTATCAAGGAGAACCATTTTGACGAATGTGGGATCATTTATTGTCTTTCAAGAATGGATTGTGAAAAAGTTGCTGAAAAGTTGCAG CAATATGGACATAAAGCAGCTTTCTACCATGGCTCCATGGACACCGACCACCGTGCAATGACACAGAGACAGTGGAGCAAGGATGAGATTAACATAATATGTGCAACAGTTGCATTTGGGATGG GTATAAATAAACCTGATGTCCGGTTTGTCATTCACCATTCCCTTCCGAAATCTATTGAAGGCTACCACCAG GAGTGCGGTCGTGCTGGAAGAGATGGCCAGGCTTCGTCTTGTGTGTTATACTACAGCTATAGTGATTAT ATTCGGGTGAAGCATATGATAAGTCAAGGAGTGGCAGAGCAAACACTCTTTGCACCAGGATATAAGCGTGCAAGTACAGCACCTTCGGGGAGGTTACTGGAGACAAACACAGAGAATCTCCTGCGAATG GTTAGCTATTGTGAGAATGATGTTGATTGTCGGCGTCTCCTACAGCTCATTCACTTTGGAGAAAAATTTGATTCTGTAAACTGCCAGAAAACTTGTGATAATTGTTCAAAAAATTTAAGCTTCGTTGAAAAAGATGTCACGGAGATTGCCAAGCAGCTG GTTGAACTGGTAAAGACAACAGGACAACATTTTTCGTCGGCCCATATCTTGGAGGTCTACAGGGGTTCCTTAAACCAGTTT GTTAAGAAACACAGACATGAGAATTTGAGCATGCATGGAGCTGGAAAACATTTGGCCAAGGATGAAGCGTCCCGTGTGTTGCGTCACCTTGTGATCGAGGACATTCTGATGGAGGATGTGAAAAAAAGCGATTTATATGGATCAATATCATCGCTATTAAAG GTTAATGAATCCGGGGTTTACAATCTCTTTGCCTGTGGCCAGACGATTAAACTAAG ATTCCCATCTTCTGGTAAACCATTGAAATCAGGTCGATCTGAGGCTACTCCTGCAAAAGGATCATTGACATCAGGAAAACAAAGTCCTCCACCAGTAGATATTCCTGCCGAGCCCCACTCTgaagttgatttg AACCTTTCAGCCAAATTATATTCTGCACTGCGAATGCTCAGAACAGTCCTAGTCAAGGAAGCTGGAGAAGGGGTCATGGCATATCACATTTTTGG AAATGCTACACTGCAGCATATCAGTAAAAGGATTCCAAGAAACAAAGATGAACTCTTAGAGATTAATGGTATTGGCAA AGCAaaaataaccaaatatggtgatCGAGTACTGGAAACCATTGAAGCTACTATTAGGGATTATTACAAGGACAAAAACAGCAGCAGTAGCAATGATAGCACAGATTCAAAGAGGAGAAGACAGGCCACCGCTAGAGTTTCAAATACAAATTCAAATGACGATGATTTCTTAGTTGAAAGCACTGGCAGGTCCAAGAAAAGGTTGGTGAAAAAGGTTGATAAGAGTCTGGGAACAAATTTGAACAAAAATCTTGAGTGTGAGTACCAATACgaagatattgattttgatgatagcTTATTTGAGGTTGAAGTTGGTGAGATTGATCAGAATAGAGGAGGAAGAGTTCTACCTTCATGGCATACAACTTGA
- the LOC140841979 gene encoding expansin-A13-like, with product MSVHRCRRLLLLLTLPLLLLLHTKLVDSHYFPSTPSSAQLSEWKSAHATYYASEDPQDTVGGACGFGDLDKNGYGKATAALSTVLFEKGQICGACFELRCVEDLRWCIPGTSIIVTATNFCAPNYGFDADGGGKCNPPNAHFVLPIEAFEKIAIWKASNMPVQYRRIGCRKEGGMRFTIGGAGIFLSVLIRNVAGGGDVAAVKIKGSRTGWLPMGRNWGQNWHVNADLKNQPLSFEITSGGGITITSYIVAPKNWEFGQSFEGKQFD from the coding sequence ATGTCAGTTCACCGCTGCCGccgcctcctcctcctcctcacaCTCCCTTTATTATTACTACTGCACACTAAGCTAGTAGATTCCCACTACTTCCCCTCCACCCCCTCATCCGCTCAACTGTCCGAGTGGAAGTCCGCTCACGCCACCTACTACGCTTCCGAAGATCCCCAGGACACTGTCGGAGGAGCATGTGGATTTGGAGATTTGGACAAAAACGGCTACGGCAAAGCCACCGCTGCCCTCAGCACTGTCCTCTTCGAAAAGGGTCAGATCTGCGGCGCTTGCTTCGAGCTCCGCTGCGTGGAGGACCTCCGCTGGTGCATACCCGGCACGTCCATAATCGTCACGGCCACCAATTTCTGTGCCCCCAACTACGGCTTCGACGCCGACGGCGGCGGCAAATGCAACCCCCCGAATGCCCATTTCGTCCTCCCCATCGAGGCCTTCGAGAAGATCGCAATATGGAAGGCTTCGAACATGCCCGTTCAGTACCGCAGAATCGGATGCAGGAAGGAAGGAGGGATGAGATTCACGATAGGCGGCGCCGGAATATTCTTGTCGGTGCTGATAAGAAACGTCGCCGGCGGAGGCGACGTGGCAGCGGTGAAAATAAAGGGCTCGAGAACTGGGTGGCTTCCGATGGGGAGAAATTGGGGGCAGAATTGGCATGTAAATGCGGATTTGAAGAATCAGCCTCTTTCTTTCGAGATTACGAGCGGTGGTGGAATCACAATCACATCTTACATTGTAGCTCCCAAGAATTGGGAATTTGGGCAATCTTTTGAAGGCAAGCAGTTCGATTAA
- the LOC140841981 gene encoding ATP-dependent DNA helicase Q-like 4A isoform X2, translating to MKEIHTRGINSNGDKKSSNKPLKINWQEHANAHYDFSRQDNFLSANFLFSLPTQKPQIGEAMDARSMVCQFQDVSVQNVRVEKAWKLLTGLQLNSRNYTKPGKTLPLSEHADATSRRATQQCSSDSKIKFSGNTRMHQSLGESYVQSSKVEEDRQVLMQSGSYSTSDRFQAQNINGVARKSAAYAIATVGSKSTYSERIIDDDVLENIDVDQIVMNHFQSSSTPQPTISKHPPFTHAILEEKNLPSELCLNCSHDIKLGLCSEASNHLQEMKDSLINISNDLIDNIDEMSSEKVEKLRLQRQQLNKQIQQLEKYLRSTSVNEERMPPNFSAFKATKMAFQCETPPTVPFRIDPKKLDSEFQVNNEPDRIDRWGSSFSFYSTDRVGISAASVGREAYVPKYIEVNYIEGSTDKKWSSREFSWTRELEANNKRVFGNHSFRPNQREVINATMSGYDVFVLMPTGGGKSLTYQLPALICPGITLVISPLVSLIQDQIMHLLQANIPAAYLNANMDWSEQQEILRELNSDYCKYKLLYVTPEKVAKSDVLLRHLESLHARDSLARIVIDEAHCVSQWGHDFRPDYQCLGILKQKFPSIPVLALTATATISVKEDVVQALGLVNCIVFRQSFNRPNLRYSVVPKTKKCVEDIDKFIKENHFDECGIIYCLSRMDCEKVAEKLQQYGHKAAFYHGSMDTDHRAMTQRQWSKDEINIICATVAFGMGINKPDVRFVIHHSLPKSIEGYHQVELVKTTGQHFSSAHILEVYRGSLNQFVKKHRHENLSMHGAGKHLAKDEASRVLRHLVIEDILMEDVKKSDLYGSISSLLKVNESGVYNLFACGQTIKLRFPSSGKPLKSGRSEATPAKGSLTSGKQSPPPVDIPAEPHSEVDLNLSAKLYSALRMLRTVLVKEAGEGVMAYHIFGNATLQHISKRIPRNKDELLEINGIGKAKITKYGDRVLETIEATIRDYYKDKNSSSSNDSTDSKRRRQATARVSNTNSNDDDFLVESTGRSKKRLVKKVDKSLGTNLNKNLECEYQYEDIDFDDSLFEVEVGEIDQNRGGRVLPSWHTT from the exons ATGAAGGAAATACACACAAG GGGCATCAATTCAAATGGAGATAAGAAATCTAGCAACAAACCACTGAAAATCAATTGGCAAGAACACGCCAATGCACACTACGACTTCTCAAGACAAGATAACTTCTTGAGTGCAAACTTTCTTTTCTCCTTGCCAACTCAAAAACCTCAAATTGGTGAAGCAATGGATGCAAG GTCCATGGTTTGTCAATTTCAGGATGTTAGTGTGCAAAATGTGCGAGTTGAAAAG GCTTGGAAGCTACTTACAGGCCTGCAGTTGAATTCCAGAAACTACACAAAACCTGGAAAAACCCTTCCTTTATCTGAACATGCTGATGCCACCTCAAGGAGGGCAACTCAGCAGTGTTCGTCTGACTCGAAAATCAAGTTTTCTGGTAATACACGAATGCATCAAAGCCTAGGTGAATCCTATGTTCAAAGCAGCAAAGTTGAGGAAGACAGACAGGTTCTGATGCAAAGTGGTTCATACTCGACGAGCGATAGATTTCAAGCGCAAAACATCAATGGCGTTGCCCGCAAATCTGCTGCTTATGCAATAGCAACAGTTGGGTCCAAGTCAACATATTCTGAACGCATCATTGATGATGATGTACTTGAG AATATTGATGTGGACCAAATAGTTATGAATCATTTTCAGTCAAGTTCGACTCCTCAGCCAACAATATCTAAACATCCTCCATTTACTCATGCTATACTTGAGGAAAAGAATTTGCCATCTGAGCTGTGCTTAAACTGCAGTCACGATATTAAG CTAGGACTTTGTTCGGAAGCTTCAAACCACCTGCAAGAAATGAAGGACTCTCTGATTAACATATCAAATGATCTAATAGACAATATTGATGAGATGAGTTCGGAGAAGGTAGAGAAGCTTCGTCTACAAAG GCAGCAGCTTAATAAACAAATTCAGCAGCTTGAGAAATATCTACGCTCTACATCAGTTAATGAGGAGAGAATGCCGCCAAATTTTTCTGCATTTAAAGCAACCAAGATGGCTTTCCAGTGTGAAACCCCTCCAACAGTTCCGTTCAGAATTGACCCCAAGAAGCTCGATTCAGAGTTTCAAGTAAATAATGAGCCTGATAGGATTGATAGGTGGGgttcatcattttcattttaTTCCACGGACAGAGTTGGGATTTCAGCAGCCTCAGTGGGGAGAGAGGCATATGTACCTAAGTATATTGAAGTAAACTACATTGAGGGTTCAACTGACAAAAAGTGGAGCAGTCGGGAGTTTTCTTGGACAAGGGAGCTAGAG GCCAACAACAAAAGAGTGTTTGGCAATCACTCCTTCCGTCCCAACCAGAGAGAGGTGATCAACGCTACAATGAGTGGATATGATGTATTTGTTTTAATGCCAACTGGAGGAGGAAAAAGCCTGACTTATCAG CTCCCAGCCCTCATCTGTCCAGGAATAACTTTGGTCATTTCACCTCTTGTCTCTCTCATTCAAGACCAAATAATGCACCTGCTACAG GCAAATATACCAGCGGCTTATCTAAATGCCAACATGGATTGGTCTGAGCAGCAGGAGATTCTTAGAGAGCTTAATTCAGATTACTGCAAATACAAGCTGTTGTATGTCACCCCAGAGAAAGTGGCCAA AAGTGATGTCCTGCTGCGTCACTTAGAAAGCCTACATGCTCGTGATTCTCTTGCTCGGATTGTCATTGATGAAGCTCATTGTGTTAGCCAATGGGGACATGATTTTAGACCGGATTACCAG TGTCTCGGCATATTGAAACAGAAATTTCCATCTATACCCGTGCTTGCGTTGACTGCTACCGCCACAATCAGTGTGAAAGAAGATGTTGTGCAGGCTCTTGGTTTAGTAAATTGCATTGTTTTTCGGCAAAGTTTTAACCGCCCAAATTTACG ATATTCTGTTGTTCCTAAGACAAAGAAGTGTGTGGAAGATATTGACAAGTTTATCAAGGAGAACCATTTTGACGAATGTGGGATCATTTATTGTCTTTCAAGAATGGATTGTGAAAAAGTTGCTGAAAAGTTGCAG CAATATGGACATAAAGCAGCTTTCTACCATGGCTCCATGGACACCGACCACCGTGCAATGACACAGAGACAGTGGAGCAAGGATGAGATTAACATAATATGTGCAACAGTTGCATTTGGGATGG GTATAAATAAACCTGATGTCCGGTTTGTCATTCACCATTCCCTTCCGAAATCTATTGAAGGCTACCACCAG GTTGAACTGGTAAAGACAACAGGACAACATTTTTCGTCGGCCCATATCTTGGAGGTCTACAGGGGTTCCTTAAACCAGTTT GTTAAGAAACACAGACATGAGAATTTGAGCATGCATGGAGCTGGAAAACATTTGGCCAAGGATGAAGCGTCCCGTGTGTTGCGTCACCTTGTGATCGAGGACATTCTGATGGAGGATGTGAAAAAAAGCGATTTATATGGATCAATATCATCGCTATTAAAG GTTAATGAATCCGGGGTTTACAATCTCTTTGCCTGTGGCCAGACGATTAAACTAAG ATTCCCATCTTCTGGTAAACCATTGAAATCAGGTCGATCTGAGGCTACTCCTGCAAAAGGATCATTGACATCAGGAAAACAAAGTCCTCCACCAGTAGATATTCCTGCCGAGCCCCACTCTgaagttgatttg AACCTTTCAGCCAAATTATATTCTGCACTGCGAATGCTCAGAACAGTCCTAGTCAAGGAAGCTGGAGAAGGGGTCATGGCATATCACATTTTTGG AAATGCTACACTGCAGCATATCAGTAAAAGGATTCCAAGAAACAAAGATGAACTCTTAGAGATTAATGGTATTGGCAA AGCAaaaataaccaaatatggtgatCGAGTACTGGAAACCATTGAAGCTACTATTAGGGATTATTACAAGGACAAAAACAGCAGCAGTAGCAATGATAGCACAGATTCAAAGAGGAGAAGACAGGCCACCGCTAGAGTTTCAAATACAAATTCAAATGACGATGATTTCTTAGTTGAAAGCACTGGCAGGTCCAAGAAAAGGTTGGTGAAAAAGGTTGATAAGAGTCTGGGAACAAATTTGAACAAAAATCTTGAGTGTGAGTACCAATACgaagatattgattttgatgatagcTTATTTGAGGTTGAAGTTGGTGAGATTGATCAGAATAGAGGAGGAAGAGTTCTACCTTCATGGCATACAACTTGA